Below is a genomic region from Acetobacter ghanensis.
GAGCATACCGCCACGCTTGATGCCGGGGCTCTTTTCTTCACCCACAAAGTGCACAGCCACTTCAACATGCACGCGTGAGCCAGCGGACAGACGCAGGAAGTCGATGTGGATGGGCATGTCTTTGACCGGGTGGAGCTGCACGTCACGCACCAGAGCGCGCTCGGTCTTGCCGCCTTCAACCTTGATGTCATACACGCGGGAGCGCCAGCCAGAGGTCTGGATTCCCTTAATGACAATGCGCGGGTCAAGCGCGATCAGTGTGGCTTCCTGCTTACCGCCGTACACAACGCCGGGCACCAGGCCAGCACGCCTCGTCGCCCGCGCTGCCCCCTTACCAGCCTTCGCGCGCGCAGAAGCTTCGATTGTTGTAATTTTGGACACCTTGACTTC
It encodes:
- a CDS encoding 50S ribosomal protein L25/general stress protein Ctc, which translates into the protein MSKITTIEASARAKAGKGAARATRRAGLVPGVVYGGKQEATLIALDPRIVIKGIQTSGWRSRVYDIKVEGGKTERALVRDVQLHPVKDMPIHIDFLRLSAGSRVHVEVAVHFVGEEKSPGIKRGGMLNVVRHTVDVEVAAENIPEFFTVDLSKLDINDNVRWDDVQGTEGATPVSHEANFVVASIAAPVVEAAPAEEADAS